The DNA region AGGTCCTCGGCCTGGTGCTGGTCACGCGTGAGGGTCATCGCGAACCGCATCAGGCCGGGGACGAGGCCCGGAAGGTCAGCAGCAAGCTCCGCTGTCTCCACCCGTCCGACGGTAGTGGTCACCGGCGGGGTTCGGCGGCCCTGACAGTCGAGATGCCGAACAGGCGGTACAGCGGGCAGAAGCCGACCGCCGCCGTTGCAGCCATGACCACGGCGAGAACGATCAGGAGAATCCCGAGGATGCTGCCCAGGCCGAGGGCGAAGGCGCCGACCAGTGCCGCGGCGCGATGATCAGACGGATGATCCGGTCGGTCGTGCTCACGTTGGTGGTCATGGTTCCTCCTGTGGTCCCTGTGCCGACTCCCGACACCCCCCATGGTCGCAGGGATACACGGCACCGAGGTGCTCGTCGCGCCATGAACCCGCGCGGCGAGCTCCGGCGTCCTCGGACGCGACGGTCGTCAGGTGGCCGCCGCGACGAAGGTTCCCTCCGGGGTAGGTGAGACCCGCCACACGCGCACGTCCTTGCCACCGTCCGGCGCCTTCTGATGGAAGCGGACGGCGCCGTCGTCGTCGTCCACGAAACCGTCGCCGCTCACCACGTGTCGACCGGTCGGACCATCGAGCACGAACTGCCGCTCTCCCACGAAGTCCTCGAGGTCACCGGGCACACGGCCCTCGACCTCGAGCACCGTGTACGGCACTCCTGAGATCACCATCTCCGGCGTCGAGCTCGTCATGGCATCCCCTGCTCGTCGTGCGCGTCGCGGCCGCCGACGCGCACCGCTCCCTCAGCATCCAGCCACTTGATGTGAGTGTCCAGAGACCTGGCACGGCCCGCCGGGTCGACGCACGACGGGCTGCTCACGGCCCTCGTACCACGGTGGTCCCCGGGGCGTCCCGGGTCTGGCTCACGGGTGCACGAGGATCT from Cellulomonas sp. KRMCY2 includes:
- a CDS encoding YgaP-like transmembrane domain, translating into MVGAFALGLGSILGILLIVLAVVMAATAAVGFCPLYRLFGISTVRAAEPRR
- a CDS encoding DUF2892 domain-containing protein → MTTNVSTTDRIIRLIIAPRHWSAPSPSAWAASSGFS